A genomic stretch from Corynebacterium kutscheri includes:
- the ppc gene encoding phosphoenolpyruvate carboxylase — protein MTEKVEFTVLEDILYLAEILGTVIATEISEESVELIKKTRVLSFEIASGQADMQELVTLLENTKVTDRIHIVRAFSHFALLANVVEDVHDARNAIIAAENGEPAPDSTLEATWTKLKKEVASHQLKDVIDRAEVAPVLTAHPTETRRRTVFDVQYHISELLKRRHSTLAFPNALSKSRLKEIDQQVLRWLTILWQTALIRIARPRIEDEVEVGLRYYRLSLLEAIPEINRSINRSLVEQFNESPSENAVIKPGSWIGGDHDGNPYVTANTLRYATRRAGETVLKYYVTQLHNLEHELSMSDRYTPISKELIALADQGHNDIPSRIDESYRRAVHGIRGRVLATLTDRIGSDSAEGSWHEIFKPYSCPEELADDLRIIDDSLRAAHDEVIADEHLALIRSAVASFGFHLYSMDLRQNSESFEDTIHEVFQRAGVCSNYRDLNETDKRELLLAELVSPRPLLRTNAEPFSEPTQRELDLFAEAKRAVDSFGYRMIPHLVISMASSVSDIFEPMVLLKEYGLLEVKDGNLFGHIDISPLFETIEDLQAGAAILEELWQIPIYRKYLHSRNNVQEVMLGYSDSNKDGGYFAANWALYASEVELVKVGRKHNVSLRLFHGRGGTVGRGGGPSYEAILAQPNGAVDATMRVTEQGEIISAKYGSKDTALSNLEALVSATIEATLLETDQLKDSREEAYEIMADIAARSQKAYAQLVHEDPGFIQYFTESTPLAEIGSLNIGSRPSSRKQTESIDDLRAIPWVLSWSQCRVMLPGWYGVGSAISSWIAEGDRSSRIAQLRELKKTWPFFDSVLSNMAQVMSKAEMQLAEFYSQLVSDKQVGQRIYAAIAEEFDLTAQILAEITGDELLADNPRLARSVRSRFPYLFPLNVVQLTFLKEYREMEDAENSLVAQGIQLTMNGLSTALRNSG, from the coding sequence ATGACTGAAAAAGTTGAATTCACTGTTCTAGAGGATATTCTTTACCTAGCTGAGATCCTAGGCACTGTGATTGCCACAGAAATTAGCGAAGAATCAGTTGAATTGATCAAGAAGACTCGCGTACTTTCTTTTGAAATTGCCAGTGGTCAGGCTGATATGCAAGAACTCGTTACCTTATTAGAGAACACTAAGGTAACGGATCGAATTCATATTGTGCGCGCATTTAGCCATTTCGCTTTGCTCGCCAATGTGGTAGAAGATGTCCACGATGCGCGCAATGCTATTATTGCTGCTGAAAATGGTGAACCCGCCCCAGATTCCACCCTCGAAGCCACGTGGACAAAACTCAAAAAAGAGGTTGCCTCGCATCAGTTAAAGGATGTTATCGATCGGGCAGAAGTCGCCCCGGTACTTACCGCACACCCTACTGAGACTCGTCGTCGAACAGTTTTTGATGTCCAATATCATATTTCTGAACTGCTTAAACGTCGCCATAGCACGCTGGCCTTTCCTAATGCGTTAAGTAAATCTCGGCTCAAAGAAATTGATCAACAAGTACTTCGATGGTTAACAATTCTCTGGCAAACTGCACTTATTCGCATTGCACGACCACGTATCGAAGACGAGGTAGAAGTAGGTTTGCGTTATTATCGGCTAAGCCTTTTGGAAGCAATTCCAGAAATTAACCGATCGATTAACCGCAGTCTAGTTGAACAATTTAATGAATCACCTAGTGAAAATGCTGTCATCAAGCCAGGATCCTGGATTGGTGGCGATCATGACGGTAATCCTTATGTCACTGCGAATACGCTACGCTACGCTACTCGTCGTGCAGGCGAGACTGTGCTGAAGTATTACGTCACTCAATTACATAATCTTGAACATGAACTCAGCATGTCTGATCGGTATACGCCAATAAGCAAAGAACTCATTGCGCTAGCCGATCAAGGTCATAATGATATTCCTTCGCGTATTGACGAATCCTATCGACGCGCTGTCCATGGCATTCGTGGTCGAGTATTAGCAACGCTTACTGACCGCATCGGATCTGATAGCGCAGAAGGAAGCTGGCATGAGATTTTTAAGCCTTATAGCTGTCCGGAAGAACTTGCTGATGATCTTCGCATTATTGATGATTCTTTGCGTGCAGCCCACGATGAAGTCATTGCCGATGAACATCTAGCTTTAATACGTAGTGCAGTGGCCAGCTTTGGATTCCATCTCTATTCAATGGATTTGCGTCAAAATAGCGAGAGTTTTGAAGATACAATCCATGAGGTTTTCCAACGTGCTGGCGTATGTTCGAATTATCGTGATCTCAATGAAACAGATAAACGTGAGCTGCTTTTAGCCGAACTTGTTTCGCCACGGCCACTGTTAAGAACTAACGCAGAGCCTTTTAGTGAACCAACTCAGCGTGAACTCGATCTTTTTGCAGAAGCAAAGCGCGCCGTCGATAGTTTTGGTTACCGGATGATCCCACATCTAGTCATCTCAATGGCATCGTCGGTAAGCGATATTTTTGAACCCATGGTCTTGCTGAAAGAATATGGTTTACTTGAGGTCAAAGACGGTAACCTTTTTGGCCATATTGATATTTCGCCGCTATTTGAAACAATTGAAGACCTGCAAGCTGGGGCAGCAATTCTTGAAGAACTATGGCAAATCCCTATCTACCGTAAGTATTTGCATAGTCGGAATAATGTTCAAGAAGTAATGTTGGGTTACTCGGACTCCAATAAAGATGGTGGCTATTTTGCTGCTAATTGGGCGTTATATGCCAGTGAAGTGGAATTGGTAAAAGTAGGCCGCAAACATAATGTTTCACTACGATTATTCCATGGTCGTGGCGGTACCGTTGGCCGTGGCGGTGGTCCTTCTTATGAGGCAATTTTGGCGCAACCAAATGGTGCGGTAGATGCGACTATGCGAGTTACCGAACAAGGAGAGATCATCTCAGCGAAATATGGCTCCAAGGACACTGCACTAAGCAATTTGGAAGCACTGGTTTCTGCAACTATCGAAGCTACTTTATTAGAAACTGACCAGCTTAAAGATTCTCGCGAAGAAGCCTATGAAATCATGGCGGATATTGCTGCGCGTAGTCAAAAAGCATATGCACAGCTCGTCCATGAAGATCCTGGGTTTATTCAGTATTTCACAGAGTCGACTCCATTAGCTGAAATTGGTTCGCTTAATATTGGTTCACGTCCATCAAGCCGGAAACAAACAGAATCCATTGATGATCTACGCGCAATTCCATGGGTGCTTAGCTGGTCGCAGTGTCGTGTTATGTTGCCTGGCTGGTACGGTGTTGGTTCGGCAATTTCTTCATGGATTGCTGAAGGCGATAGATCCAGTCGTATTGCACAGCTACGTGAGCTAAAAAAGACTTGGCCGTTTTTTGACTCTGTGTTGTCTAATATGGCACAGGTGATGAGTAAAGCAGAGATGCAACTAGCCGAATTCTATTCGCAGTTGGTCTCAGATAAACAAGTCGGGCAACGAATCTATGCCGCGATTGCAGAGGAATTTGATCTTACTGCCCAAATACTTGCTGAAATTACTGGCGATGAGCTTCTTGCCGATAATCCACGCCTAGCTCGTTCAGTACGATCTCGGTTTCCATACCTTTTCCCTCTTAACGTTGTACAACTAACCTTTTTAAAGGAATACCGTGAAATGGAAGATGCCGAAAATTCCCTTGTCGCGCAAGGAATTCAGCTCACCATGAATGGGTTGTCTACAGCTTTACGTAACTCAGGTTAG
- the tpiA gene encoding triose-phosphate isomerase, with translation MTRTPFIAGNWKMNLDHLEAIQTVQKLAFALPKEYYEKVDVAVTVPFTDLRSVQTLVEGDKLEITYGAQDVSVHESGAYTGEISATMLAKLGCTWVVVGHSERREYHGETDEIVAAKAKAALGKGISPIVCVGEPLEVREAGTHVDYVVEQTRASLAGLNAEELDKTVIAYEPVWAIGTGKVASAADAQEVCAAIRVLIAEIAGAEVAEKIRILYGGSVKDDTVAEIVGQPDVDGGLVGGASLDGEAFAKLAVNAASGSL, from the coding sequence ATGACACGTACACCATTTATTGCTGGTAACTGGAAGATGAACCTTGATCATCTTGAGGCAATCCAGACTGTCCAAAAACTTGCTTTCGCTCTACCTAAAGAATATTACGAAAAGGTCGATGTAGCAGTTACCGTTCCGTTTACCGATCTACGTAGCGTACAAACCCTCGTCGAGGGAGATAAGCTAGAAATCACCTACGGTGCACAGGATGTTTCAGTACATGAATCTGGTGCATATACTGGTGAAATCTCTGCTACCATGCTCGCTAAGCTCGGCTGTACCTGGGTAGTGGTTGGACACTCTGAGCGTCGGGAATACCACGGTGAAACTGATGAAATCGTCGCGGCTAAGGCAAAAGCAGCATTAGGTAAGGGAATTTCGCCTATTGTTTGTGTTGGCGAACCGCTAGAGGTTCGTGAAGCTGGTACCCATGTTGATTATGTGGTTGAGCAGACTCGTGCTTCCTTGGCCGGCTTAAATGCTGAGGAGCTTGATAAGACTGTTATCGCTTATGAACCTGTCTGGGCTATTGGCACCGGTAAGGTGGCTAGCGCTGCTGATGCGCAAGAAGTTTGTGCAGCTATCCGCGTGCTCATTGCTGAAATCGCTGGGGCAGAGGTCGCAGAGAAGATCCGTATTCTCTATGGTGGCTCAGTCAAAGATGATACCGTTGCTGAGATCGTCGGACAGCCTGATGTTGATGGTGGGCTTGTTGGCGGTGCTTCCCTAGACGGTGAAGCATTTGCCAAGCTTGCTGTTAATGCAGCCAGCGGCTCGCTCTAA
- a CDS encoding phosphoglycerate kinase, which translates to MAVKSLQDLLNEGVESRHILVRSDFNVPLNDDREITDAGRITASLPTIKALVDGGARVILMAHLGRPKGEVNEKFSLAPVAEALSEALGQYVALAGDVVGEDAHERANGLNDGDVLLLENVRFDPRETSKDAAERGEFADQLVALAAENGAFVSDGFGVVHRAQASVYDVAQRLPHYAGTLVQKEIDVLQKIVESPERPYVVVLGGAKVSDKLGVIEALAEKADKVIIGGGMCYTFLAAQGINVQESLLQEDQIEKCAELLKTYADKLVLPVDLTAAKEFSPEAENTIVKLDGIPEGWQSLDIGPETVKKYAEVLASAKTVFWNGPMGVFEFEAFANGTRGVAEAIIEATKAGAFSVVGGGDSAAAVRSLGLDEAAFSHISTGGGASLEFLEGKELPGVKVLEV; encoded by the coding sequence ATGGCCGTAAAATCTTTGCAGGATCTGCTCAACGAAGGTGTTGAATCCCGCCACATTCTAGTTCGTTCCGATTTCAATGTTCCGCTAAACGACGATCGCGAAATTACTGATGCCGGTCGTATTACTGCATCACTTCCTACTATTAAGGCACTTGTCGATGGTGGCGCACGCGTTATTCTTATGGCTCACCTAGGTCGACCTAAAGGTGAAGTCAATGAGAAATTCTCATTAGCTCCTGTTGCCGAGGCACTATCAGAAGCTCTTGGCCAATACGTTGCTCTTGCTGGTGATGTCGTTGGTGAAGATGCTCATGAGCGTGCTAATGGTCTTAACGACGGCGATGTTCTCTTGCTAGAAAACGTTCGCTTTGATCCTCGCGAAACTTCTAAAGACGCCGCAGAGCGTGGTGAGTTTGCTGATCAGCTGGTTGCCCTTGCCGCAGAAAATGGTGCTTTTGTCTCTGATGGTTTCGGTGTTGTCCACCGTGCACAAGCATCTGTTTATGATGTTGCGCAACGCTTGCCACACTATGCTGGCACCCTAGTGCAAAAAGAAATTGACGTGCTCCAAAAGATCGTCGAATCTCCAGAACGTCCTTATGTGGTAGTTCTTGGGGGAGCCAAGGTTTCTGACAAACTTGGCGTTATTGAAGCACTAGCAGAAAAAGCTGACAAAGTTATTATTGGTGGTGGCATGTGCTACACCTTCCTTGCTGCTCAGGGCATTAATGTTCAAGAGTCTTTGTTGCAAGAAGATCAAATCGAAAAGTGTGCAGAACTGCTTAAGACCTACGCGGATAAGCTAGTTCTTCCTGTTGATCTCACCGCAGCTAAAGAATTCTCACCAGAGGCAGAAAACACCATCGTTAAGCTAGATGGTATTCCTGAAGGCTGGCAGTCTCTTGATATCGGACCTGAGACCGTCAAGAAGTATGCCGAAGTATTGGCAAGCGCAAAGACCGTATTCTGGAATGGTCCTATGGGTGTCTTTGAATTTGAGGCTTTTGCTAATGGTACCCGTGGCGTTGCTGAAGCCATTATTGAAGCAACCAAGGCTGGCGCATTCTCTGTTGTCGGTGGTGGCGATTCTGCTGCGGCAGTGCGTTCTTTGGGCCTAGATGAGGCAGCATTTAGTCATATCTCTACTGGCGGTGGCGCATCGCTAGAGTTTTTGGAAGGCAAGGAACTTCCAGGCGTTAAGGTTTTGGAAGTTTAA
- the gap gene encoding type I glyceraldehyde-3-phosphate dehydrogenase: MTIRVGINGFGRIGRNFFRALLERGSDIEVVAVNDLTDNHTLSHLLKYDSILGRLGKEVSYDDESITVDGHRIIVAAERDPKNLKWGDWGVDIVIESTGFFTDAEAAKAHIEAGAKKVIISAPAKNEDATFVVGVNHTDYDPAKHTIISNASCTTNCLAPMAKVLDEKFGIESGLMTTVHAYTGDQRIHDAPHSDLRRARAAAQNIVPTSTGAAKAVALVLPQLKGKLDGYALRVPVITGSATDLTFKATKEVSVEAVNAAIKEAAEGELKGVLGYTEDPIVSTDIVTDPRASIFDAGLTKVIGDQVKVVSWYDNEWGYSNQLVSLTEYVGERL, encoded by the coding sequence GTGACGATTCGCGTAGGAATCAATGGCTTCGGCCGTATTGGTCGTAACTTCTTCCGTGCCCTTTTAGAGCGCGGTTCCGACATCGAGGTTGTTGCAGTTAACGACCTTACCGATAACCACACTCTGTCCCACCTGCTCAAGTACGATTCCATCTTGGGTCGTCTAGGCAAGGAAGTCTCCTATGATGACGAGTCCATCACTGTTGATGGTCACCGCATCATCGTTGCCGCAGAGCGCGATCCAAAGAACCTCAAGTGGGGTGACTGGGGCGTTGATATCGTAATCGAGTCCACCGGTTTCTTCACCGATGCTGAAGCTGCTAAAGCTCACATCGAGGCAGGCGCAAAGAAAGTTATCATCTCTGCTCCAGCAAAGAACGAGGATGCTACCTTCGTTGTTGGCGTTAACCACACCGATTACGATCCAGCTAAGCACACCATTATCTCCAATGCTTCTTGCACCACCAACTGCTTAGCACCAATGGCAAAGGTTTTGGATGAAAAGTTCGGCATCGAGTCCGGCCTTATGACTACCGTTCACGCTTACACTGGTGACCAGCGCATCCACGATGCTCCTCACAGTGACCTGCGTCGTGCTCGTGCAGCTGCTCAGAACATTGTTCCAACCTCCACTGGTGCCGCTAAGGCTGTTGCTTTGGTTCTTCCACAGCTTAAGGGCAAGCTTGACGGCTATGCTTTGCGTGTACCAGTTATCACCGGTTCTGCAACTGACCTTACCTTCAAGGCCACCAAGGAAGTTTCCGTTGAGGCAGTTAACGCTGCTATCAAGGAAGCTGCTGAAGGCGAGCTCAAGGGCGTTCTTGGTTACACCGAGGATCCAATTGTCTCCACCGACATCGTTACCGATCCACGTGCATCCATTTTCGACGCTGGCCTAACCAAGGTTATCGGTGACCAGGTTAAGGTTGTTTCTTGGTACGACAACGAGTGGGGTTACTCCAACCAGCTTGTTTCTCTTACCGAGTACGTTGGCGAGCGCCTCTAA
- the whiA gene encoding DNA-binding protein WhiA, translated as MSSFTVDAKAELAQVEVSRSHARAAEIAAIIRFAGSMDAIAGKLVVEVELDHADVAARFKREVEDVFDIPVHVMDLGTTARKTPRHLIRMTEDADTLIRRIGLVTRSGHSVVGLPPQIITGTVEDAEAAWRGAFLAAGQLYDPGRNTGLEVSCPCQEASLALVGCARRLGIAAKTKETRGVEKVTLRDGDAVGALLSRMGAHTQRLKWDQKRLTRETPKSGARLVNFDDANLRRSARAAVKAAARVERAMTILGDDVPDHLAEAGQLRVQHRQASLEELGRLADPQMTKDAVAGRIRRLLTMADKRAEELGIPDTSHDVSDELGDDM; from the coding sequence GTGTCTTCCTTTACCGTTGACGCTAAAGCAGAGCTTGCTCAAGTGGAAGTCTCTCGTAGCCACGCCCGCGCAGCAGAGATCGCCGCTATTATTCGCTTTGCCGGATCAATGGATGCTATCGCCGGTAAGTTGGTTGTGGAGGTTGAACTCGATCATGCTGACGTTGCCGCTCGTTTTAAACGAGAGGTTGAAGATGTTTTTGACATTCCAGTACATGTAATGGATTTGGGTACTACTGCACGCAAAACCCCGCGTCATCTTATTCGTATGACTGAAGATGCAGATACATTGATTAGACGTATCGGTTTAGTTACTCGTTCAGGTCATTCTGTGGTGGGATTACCACCACAAATTATTACTGGAACTGTTGAAGATGCTGAAGCTGCTTGGCGTGGAGCTTTTTTAGCTGCTGGACAGTTATATGATCCAGGTCGTAATACTGGCTTAGAGGTATCGTGCCCTTGTCAAGAGGCTTCGCTAGCATTAGTCGGTTGCGCTCGCCGGTTAGGTATTGCTGCTAAGACTAAAGAAACCCGTGGCGTGGAAAAAGTAACTTTACGTGATGGCGATGCTGTGGGCGCATTACTATCGCGCATGGGAGCGCATACTCAACGATTGAAATGGGATCAGAAACGACTAACTAGAGAAACACCAAAATCAGGGGCTAGGTTAGTCAATTTTGATGATGCTAATTTACGACGTTCTGCGCGCGCTGCAGTTAAAGCAGCAGCGCGTGTAGAACGTGCCATGACTATTTTAGGCGATGACGTCCCAGATCATTTGGCTGAAGCAGGACAATTGCGTGTACAGCATCGCCAGGCTTCTTTAGAAGAGCTTGGTCGGCTCGCAGATCCACAAATGACTAAAGATGCAGTTGCTGGCCGTATTCGCCGTTTGCTTACTATGGCAGATAAGCGAGCAGAAGAACTCGGTATTCCTGATACCAGTCATGATGTAAGCGATGAGCTTGGCGACGATATGTAA
- a CDS encoding gluconeogenesis factor YvcK family protein — MTQIIKPRAVASLGGGHGLFQTLRAIRHLSPEAITAIVTVADDGGSSGRIRRELGQIPPGDLRMALSALAPMTDEGLMWEETLQHRFGGHGALAGHAVGNLLLAGLYDVLGSEVKALDTVAQLINAQGRVLPVAEQPLDIEADVAGLDDDPRIMRQVRGQVAVASTPGSVRRVRLIPENPPACLDAISAIHNADMVTLGPGSWFSSVIPHILVPGIVEALEQTQALRVVILNLTSEPGETTGFSAERHIHILRQHANTLTADLVVADATAISNESDRRYLEKAAESIGAKIVFHDLSIIDDNGLPTALHDPIKLATALESEYVKFYRS, encoded by the coding sequence TTGACACAGATAATAAAGCCACGTGCGGTGGCAAGTCTTGGCGGTGGACACGGCCTGTTCCAAACCCTAAGAGCCATTCGTCATTTAAGCCCAGAAGCAATTACCGCTATTGTCACTGTTGCTGATGATGGTGGTTCCTCAGGGCGTATCCGTCGGGAACTTGGCCAAATTCCACCTGGTGATCTGCGTATGGCCTTATCTGCATTGGCTCCTATGACTGATGAGGGATTGATGTGGGAAGAAACCTTGCAACATCGTTTTGGTGGGCATGGTGCTCTTGCCGGGCATGCGGTGGGCAATTTACTTTTAGCTGGTCTTTATGATGTTTTAGGCTCTGAGGTCAAAGCACTTGATACAGTGGCACAGCTTATTAATGCCCAAGGTAGAGTCTTGCCCGTAGCCGAGCAGCCACTAGATATTGAGGCCGATGTTGCTGGTCTTGACGATGATCCACGCATTATGCGCCAGGTACGAGGACAGGTAGCAGTAGCTTCTACACCTGGTTCAGTACGCCGGGTACGTCTTATTCCAGAAAATCCACCTGCATGTTTAGATGCAATAAGTGCAATCCATAATGCTGACATGGTTACCTTAGGCCCGGGTAGCTGGTTTAGCTCGGTTATTCCGCACATATTAGTACCAGGAATTGTTGAAGCTTTAGAACAAACTCAAGCATTACGTGTGGTCATTCTTAATCTAACCTCGGAACCAGGGGAGACTACTGGGTTTTCTGCTGAACGCCATATTCATATTTTGCGCCAACATGCCAATACACTAACCGCTGATCTAGTTGTTGCTGATGCTACTGCTATTTCTAATGAAAGCGATCGCAGATATTTAGAAAAAGCTGCCGAATCCATTGGTGCCAAAATTGTTTTCCATGACCTCAGCATTATCGACGACAATGGCTTACCTACGGCACTTCATGATCCAATAAAATTAGCTACTGCGTTGGAATCAGAATACGTCAAGTTTTACCGTAGTTAG
- the rapZ gene encoding RNase adapter RapZ → MTVDLHGDIEPRTDIPPVIITGLSGAGLSSAARVLEDMGWFVAQNMPPKMVLELVELCAQDNSPTNKVAVVVDVRSRDFAGNLEEVISQMSIRGLQPLVLYLDARDDVLIKRFDNLRRTHPLQGSGTLQVGINRERELMSAIKESADVVIDTSDLSIHDLRRVIVPNFANIANKLQHVTVQSFGFKHGSPRDTDILIDVRFLPNPFWVPELRPFRGVDKPVSDYVLNQTSAQEFLNNFETMFKDMRPGFQHEGKNFITVSVGCTGGHHRSVAIAEELGRRLSQVEDLDVTVSHRDIDRH, encoded by the coding sequence ATGACTGTAGATCTCCATGGCGATATTGAACCGCGTACTGATATTCCACCTGTCATTATCACTGGTCTTTCTGGTGCCGGACTGAGCTCGGCAGCACGAGTTTTAGAGGATATGGGTTGGTTTGTTGCTCAAAATATGCCACCAAAAATGGTATTGGAATTAGTCGAGCTATGCGCACAAGATAATTCACCCACCAATAAAGTAGCTGTGGTTGTTGATGTTCGCAGCCGAGATTTTGCAGGAAACCTCGAAGAAGTTATTTCGCAGATGTCTATTCGTGGTTTGCAACCACTGGTGTTATACCTTGATGCTCGTGATGATGTGCTTATTAAACGTTTTGATAATTTACGTCGCACACATCCGCTGCAAGGATCAGGCACACTCCAGGTGGGAATTAATCGTGAACGTGAACTAATGAGCGCGATTAAAGAATCTGCCGATGTAGTCATTGATACTTCTGATCTATCTATTCATGATCTTCGTCGTGTCATTGTTCCTAATTTTGCCAATATTGCTAATAAGTTGCAGCACGTTACTGTGCAATCATTTGGTTTTAAACATGGTTCTCCACGCGATACAGATATCTTGATTGATGTGCGCTTTTTACCTAATCCATTTTGGGTACCAGAACTGCGTCCTTTTAGGGGCGTAGATAAACCAGTCAGTGATTATGTGCTTAACCAAACTTCAGCCCAGGAATTTTTAAATAATTTTGAGACGATGTTTAAAGATATGCGTCCTGGTTTTCAGCATGAAGGCAAAAATTTTATTACCGTCTCAGTAGGCTGCACTGGTGGGCATCATCGCAGCGTCGCCATTGCTGAAGAGCTAGGTCGACGTCTTTCGCAAGTTGAGGATCTTGATGTCACGGTTAGCCATCGTGATATTGATCGCCACTAG